From the genome of Lotus japonicus ecotype B-129 chromosome 6, LjGifu_v1.2, one region includes:
- the LOC130722324 gene encoding N-terminal acetyltransferase B complex auxiliary subunit NAA25, producing MASKFGLAGGIPERKVRPIWDAIDSRQFKSALKHVTTLLTKHPNSPYVLALKALVLERMGKPDEALSVTLNAKELLYAKESLLMDDLTLSTLQIVFQRLDHLDFATECYEHACAKFPNDKGLMMGLFNCYVREYSFVKQQQTAIKMYKLFEEERFLLWAVCSIQLQVLCSNGGDKLLVLAEGLLKKHVVSHSLDEPEALMVYISILERQTKFGDALEILSGKLGSLLMIDVDKLRMQGRLLAQAGDYTAAADIFHKILESCPDDWEGFLHYLACLLEDGSIWSDEAVNDPVHPPKFVNCKVSHLTDEQFDSQISTASVFIQKLQADTVNNLIRCPYLASIEIERRKHLRGKENDENLMDSIVQYFCRFGHLACFTSDVEMFVEVLSTDRKAELLEKLMKNRSALSAPPKKTLELSISLFKTKQLLLGDMFKCSESDLGVFCVQMFEMYCKNLPLSKDLDPQESMHGEELLSMICNLLVQLFWRTKSAGYLIEAIVVLEFGLAIRRYVSQYKILLLHLYCHYGALSVAHEWYKSLDVKNILMESMLHHILPQMLVSPLWTDLNCLLKDYLKFMDDHFRESADLTFLAYHHKKYSKVIEFVQFKDRLQHSSQYLAARVETPILQLKQNADNIEEEEGILQSLKCGVHFLELSNEIGLKSLTFNEDLQTRPWWTPTLDKNYLLGPFEGISYCPPREIPTKEREVSLKRVIQKKSLLPRMIYLSIQNASASIKEHVEVNGSVTPDITLELKLLLERYAQYLGFSFNEAIEVVMDFSNGQRSSVVSDSNLIDWLNFMVFLNAWSLGSHELGHPDSNGCRPRIWNTLDSLLEKYILEKVRSIEPHLSSPCSDIQLLMQLVTEPLAWHGLVIQSCLRSCLPSSKKKKKSGSAHQSSSNLVHAITDSVQNLSLVLEDVMKWISEWNRRPEDQNLEDILLLLRKGGQSDGPGKVFHILETFISSMNDEELGDRISQSLKSWSPADVARKMITGKLKVLTEFSAICESKLKLLQSVKQQLAQL from the exons ATGGCGTCCAAGTTCGGCTTAGCTGGTGGAATTCCAGAGCGCAAGGTTCGTCCCATATGGGACGCCATTGATTCTCGCCAGTTCAAGAGCGCTCTCAAGCATGTCACCACTCTCCTCACCAAGCACCCTAATTCCCCTTACGTTCTC GCTCTCAAAGCTCTCGTTTTGGAACGAATGGGGAAGCCCGACGAAGCGCTTTCGGTTACCCTCAATGCTAAGGAGCTTTTGTATGCCAAAGAATCTCTCTTGATGGATGATCTCACTCTCAGCACACTGCAGATTGTTTTCCAGCGACTGGATCACT TGGATTTTGCTACTGAGTGTTATGAACATGCCTGTGCTAAATTCCCCAATGACAAGGGATTAATGATGGGGTTGTTTAACTGCTATGTTCGCGAGTACTCATTTGTGAAGCAACAACAG ACAGCTATTAAAATGTACAAGCTCTTTGAAGAAGAAAGGTTTCTTCTTTGGGCAGTTTGTAGCATCCAACTTCAG GTACTTTGCAGCAATGGAGGAGATAAGCTATTAGTTTTAGCTGAAGGCTTACTTAAGAAACATGTTGTTTCACATAGCTTAGATGAGCCTGAAG CTCTTATGGTCTATATTTCCATATTGGAACGTCAAACTAAGTTTGGGGATGCTTTGGAAATTCTTTCTGGGAAATTGGGATCGCTATTGatgattgatgttgacaagCTACGGATGCAG GGGAGACTTCTGGCTCAGGCAGGTGACTACACCGCTGCTGCTGATATCTTTCACAAAATCCTAGAGTCATG TCCAGATGACTGGGAAGGTTTCCTGCATTACTTAGCCTGTTTGCTGGAAGATGGCAGCATTTGGTCTGATGAGGCTGTTAATGATCCAGTTCACCCCCCAAAATTTGTCAATTGCAAAGTTTCACACTTGACAGATGAACAG TTTGACAGTCAAATATCAACAGCATCAGTTTTTATACAGAAGTTACAAGCTGATACTGTGAATAATTTGATAAGGTGTCCATACCTGGCATCTATAGaaattgaaagaagaaaacatTTACGTGGGAAGGAGAATGATGAGAACTTAATGGATAGCATTGTGCAGTACTTTTGCAG GTTTGGTCACTTGGCCTGCTTCACTTCTGATGTTGAGATGTTTGTTGAAGTCCTGTCTACCGATAGGAAGGCAGAGCTCTTGGAGAAGTTAATGAAAAACAGAAGTGCTTTATCAGCTCCACCAAAGAAGACACTCGAGCTTTCTATAAGCCTTTTCAAAACTAAACAATTATTGCTAGGGGACATGTTCAAGTGTTCTGAAAGTG ATCTTGGGGTCTTTTGTGTTCAAATGTTTGAAATGTATTGCAAGAACCTTCCGCTTTCAAAAGATTTGGATCCTCAAGAGAGTATGCATGGTGAGGAGCTGCTTTCAATGATATGTAATCTTTTGGTCCAG TTATTCTGGCGTACTAAGAGTGCTGGCTACTTGATAGAGGCAATTGTGGTTTTGGAGTTCGGCTTAGCCATACGAAG ATATGTATCACAGTACAAGATCTTGCTGTTGCACTTGTATTGTCACTATGGCGCTCTTTCAGTAGCACATGAATG gtATAAATCACTGGATGTGAAGAATATTTTGATGGAAAGTATGTTGCACCATATTTTGCCTCAGATGTTGGTATCTCCACTTTGGACTGATTTAAACTGTCTGCTAAAGGATTACCTGAAGTTTATGGATGACCATTTCAGAGAATCTGCAGATTTAACATTTCTTGCATATCACCATAAAAAGTACTCAAAA GTAATTGAATTTGTCCAGTTTAAGGATAGGTTGCAACACTCTAGTCAGTATTTAGCGGCTAGAGTTGAAACACCCATTTTACAGCTAAAGCAGAATGCAGATAACATCGAAGAAGAAGAG GGCATACTTCAAAGCTTGAAATGTGGTGTTCACTTCCTTGAGCTATCTAATGAGATTGGGTTGAAGTCTTTGACCTTCAATGAAGACTTGCAGACACGGCCCTGGTGGACACCAACTTTGGATAAAAATTACCTCTTAG GGCCATTTGAAGGGATTTCTTATTGTCCTCCTAGAGAAATACCG ACCAAAGAGAGGGAGGTGAGTTTAAAGAGGGTCATTCAGAAGAAATCCCTACTTCCTCGGATGATCTATCTTTCAATTCAAAATGCCTCAGCATCAATCAAAGAGCATGTTGAGGTCAATGGTTCTGTTACACCAGACATCACTTTGGAGCTGAAATTATTGCTTGAGCGCTATGCACAATATTTGGGCTTTTCTTTTAATGAAGCAATAGAAGTGGTCATGGATTTCTCTAATGGTCAACGTTCTTCCGTG GTCTCTGACTCCAACTTAATTGACTGGTTGAATTTCATGGTATTCTTAAATGCGTGGAGCCTAGGTTCCCACGAACTTGGGCACCCTGATAGCAATGGATGTAGGCCTCGTATTTGGAATACCTTAGACTCTTTGCTGGAGAAGTATATTTTGGAGAAGGTTAGGTCCATAGAGCCCCATCTCAGTTCTCCTTGTAGTGACATTCAACTTTTGATGCAATTAGTTACGGAACCTTTGGCCTGGCATGGACTTGTGATACAATCTTGCTTGAGATCATGTCTTCCATcgagtaaaaagaaaaagaaaagtggaTCCGCTCATCAGTCTAGCTCAAATCTGGTGCATGCAATCACAGATTCTGTCCAGAATTTATCTCTTGTCTTGGAGGATGTTATGAAATGGATAAGTGAATGGAACAGAAGGCCTGAAGATCAGAATTTGGAGGACATTCTCTTGCTTCTTCGGAAAGGTGGTCAAAGTGATGGGCCAGGGAAGGTCTTTCACATTTTAGAAACTTTCATTTCCTCTATGAATGATGAGGAACTCGGTGATCGCATCTCCCAATCACTCAAGTCTTGGAGTCCTGCTGATGTTGCCAGGAAAATGATCACCGGGAAGCTTAAAGTGTTGACAGAATTTTCTGCCATCTGCGAGTCAAAATTGAAGTTATTACAATCTGTGAAACAGCAGCTTGCTCAACTTTGA